From the Thermoproteota archaeon genome, the window ATATCGTCCCTTTGTTGATGTTGATTTTGATTCTTTAAGATCGCTTAGTTTAATCTTTGTAGTTCCTCGTCCTACAGTAACATAAGCATCTCCCAAAGCTTCTTTTCGTTTGCGTTGATACTCTTTGAAGTCTTCGCCAGACCAATTGTCTTCGGATTTGTCAGAAACTCGTCTAGAAGTTCCTCTGCCGCCAACTCGAATTACTTTGCCCATAAATCATGATGAATTTACTATGGTTTAAAGTTGTTCATTATTATACGAATTTTAGTGATATAGTGCGGGAAGTGGGATTTGAACCCACGAACTCCTAGGAGATAAGGATCTGAACCTTACGCCTTTGACCAGGCTGGGCGACTCCCGCATCGTAGAATTTAGGAATCTAGAATAAGTTTCTTTATTGTTCAAATTAGATACAGATACAAATACAAATCAACATTTTGTAATTTGCTTATATGGAATTTAGAGAAATTTACTGTAACAATTGTAAAAAAGTTCTTGGAAGATATAACATGAAGTATTATTCAGACGATAAAATTGGAGAAGTAATCAAAACCAGTCATACCATACATGTAAGAGAAGGTCATGAAATAGAGTTAAGAAGAATCAAAGAATAATGAAATTAGTTAAAGGATTCCTCAAATTCTTTTAGTAGATTTTTTTGATGGTTGTTCAGTTTTTTAGGAATGTTTACCACTAATCGTACATATTGATCTCCTCTTGATGAATTATGAAAAGGAACACCTTTACCTTTTAATTTTAGTATAGTATTTGGTTGGCTTCCATTTTCAATCTTTATTTTTTCTTCACCATCTAACGTTGGTACAACCATCTCTCGACCTAGTGCTGCATCAATCATGGAAATTTCTTGATCATAGAAAATATCTCTTCCATCACGCTTGAATTTTGGATGTGATTGAACTCTCACCCGAACTATAAGATCCCCATTAATCCCATCTGGAATATATTCTCCTTCACTTTGAATTGTGTAATCGCCATTATCAATTCCTGGTGGTAAATCAAAACTAAGATGCTTTGAGCCTTTTTTTGTTCCCTTACCATTGCATGCATTACATGGTTTTTCTATAGCTGTTCCTTGTCCCTTACAAGAATTACATGGTTCAACTGTAACAAACGATGCAAATCCCATTTTTCTGGTTTTCCGTAATTGCCCTTGACCATTACATGAACCACATGATTTTTTATTTGAACCTGGAGCACAACCTGATGCACCACAAGCATCACACTCAATATCTTTTTTCAAGTCAATGTCGATTTTTTTGCCATGTAATACATCTTCTAGAGTAATTGAGGTTTCATATAGTAAGTCAGCACCTTTCTGCTGCCGATATTGATTAAATCCACGTCTGTTTCCAAATAATGTATCAAAGATAGAATCAAATCCGCCGCCTGATCCTCCGAAAAGATCATTGAAAACATCATTAAAGTTTCCACTTGCACCCCTAAAGATATCGTCAGTACTGTATTTTCCATCAACACCGGCATGCCCATATTGATCATATGTTTTTCTTTTTTCAGAATCTGACAATACTGCATAAGCCTCTGAAATTTCTTTGAAATGTTCTGATGCCTCTGCAGATTTGTTTCTATCAGGATGGAATTTTAATGCTAATTTTCGATATTGTGATTTTATTTCACTAGCGGAAGCTGATTTTGAAACTCCTAAAACTTCATAATAATCACGTTTACTGCTCATTGTCAACACCTTGTATCTATGAAGTATAAATTAACTAATTTG encodes:
- the dnaJ gene encoding molecular chaperone DnaJ — protein: MSSKRDYYEVLGVSKSASASEIKSQYRKLALKFHPDRNKSAEASEHFKEISEAYAVLSDSEKRKTYDQYGHAGVDGKYSTDDIFRGASGNFNDVFNDLFGGSGGGFDSIFDTLFGNRRGFNQYRQQKGADLLYETSITLEDVLHGKKIDIDLKKDIECDACGASGCAPGSNKKSCGSCNGQGQLRKTRKMGFASFVTVEPCNSCKGQGTAIEKPCNACNGKGTKKGSKHLSFDLPPGIDNGDYTIQSEGEYIPDGINGDLIVRVRVQSHPKFKRDGRDIFYDQEISMIDAALGREMVVPTLDGEEKIKIENGSQPNTILKLKGKGVPFHNSSRGDQYVRLVVNIPKKLNNHQKNLLKEFEESFN